The sequence TGGCTGTCATATTTTCTAAGATTTAAAGCTGTTGTCATAAGATTATATACTCAAAGAGAACACTTAGTTTTTCAGGTTGTGCTAACTCCCACACATTTGGCCATAGTTATGGAATATGCTGCTGGAGGTGAGCTATTCGAAAGGATTTGCAGTGCTGGGAGGTTTAGCGAGGATGAGGTAGAGAATATTTACAAGTCATGATACTTAAAGATTATAAGATGATTCAATTTTGTTGATGGTTTATTCAACCTATCGACAGGCAAGGTTCTTCTTCCAGCAGTTGATTTCAGGAGTTAGCTACTGTCATTCCATGGTACACAATAATCTGAAATCAAATTGTTGTTAGCAACTCAAATGCTCTATATCTTACATAATGATATATTGCCTTATTGTGTCAGCAAATATGTCATAGAGATTTGAAACTAGAAAATACTCTCTTGGATGGGAGCATAGCACCTCGGCTCAAGATATGTGATTTTGGTTACTCAAAGGTAGTCAGGGAAGATTATGGCCTTTAAAAATCGCTGGCTTGGCAACTGAACTTTTATACTTACTCTCGAATTTTCTTTGCAGTCCTCTGTGTTGCACTCTCAACCGAAATCTACTGTCGGTACTCCAGCTTATATCGCTCCTGAGGTCCTTGCTAGAAAAGAATATGATGGAAAGGTAGTTTCTGATTTGCTATTTCTCATTTTTAATGGGCATACTCCTACTATCAAAGTTCCGAATCTCACCATATACAATTTAGGTTGCTGACGTTTGGTCATGTGGAGTAACTCTATATGTGATGCTTGTTGGTGCGTACCCCTTTGAGGACCCTGACGAACCAAGAAACTTCCGCAAGACAATTACTGTGAGTTACCCAACAACCATATATACCTATGAGATCCCTCATTCCATCTTGTTGACCTCAGCTCATGCTGCATCTTGATGTGTGGGAATAAAGGTGTTAAGATCCTTGCAGCGGATACTAAGCGTACAATACATGGTTCCTGATTATGTTCGAGTTTCGATGGAATGCAGACATCT is a genomic window of Oryza glaberrima chromosome 7, OglaRS2, whole genome shotgun sequence containing:
- the LOC127779455 gene encoding serine/threonine-protein kinase SAPK2 isoform X2; the protein is MERYEVIKDIGSGNFGVAKLVRDVRTKELFAVKFIERGQKIDENVQREIMNHRSLRHPNIVRFKEVVLTPTHLAIVMEYAAGGELFERICSAGRFSEDEARFFFQQLISGVSYCHSMQICHRDLKLENTLLDGSIAPRLKICDFGYSKSSVLHSQPKSTVGTPAYIAPEVLARKEYDGKVADVWSCGVTLYVMLVGAYPFEDPDEPRNFRKTITRILSVQYMVPDYVRVSMECRHLLSRIFVANPEQRITIPEIKNHPWFLKNLPIEMTDEYQMSVQMNDINTPSQGLEEIMAIIQEARKPGDGSKFSGQIPGLGSMELDDIDTDDIDVEDSGDFVCAL
- the LOC127779455 gene encoding serine/threonine-protein kinase SAPK2 isoform X1; this encodes MERYEVIKDIGSGNFGVAKLVRDVRTKELFAVKFIERGQKIDENVQREIMNHRSLRHPNIVRFKEVVLTPTHLAIVMEYAAGGELFERICSAGRFSEDEARFFFQQLISGVSYCHSMQICHRDLKLENTLLDGSIAPRLKICDFGYSKSSVLHSQPKSTVGTPAYIAPEVLARKEYDGKVADVWSCGVTLYVMLVGAYPFEDPDEPRNFRKTITVLRSLQRILSVQYMVPDYVRVSMECRHLLSRIFVANPEQRITIPEIKNHPWFLKNLPIEMTDEYQMSVQMNDINTPSQGLEEIMAIIQEARKPGDGSKFSGQIPGLGSMELDDIDTDDIDVEDSGDFVCAL